One genomic segment of Amycolatopsis sp. Hca4 includes these proteins:
- a CDS encoding DUF998 domain-containing protein translates to MTTATRSPQNTLVHSYLFLRRAIGLIGLALPFVLILGKQLVQGGDLLGSLSSYYYTDLRDVLVGAMCAVGVFLLAYYGHDYIDNIVSTVAGLGAIGLALFPTTPDRDVTAWDRTAGVLHLAFAAVFFLSLAYFCLRLFPHDGEQPEEFGALYRVCGGVILVCLVLIAGAKYLGLTPDLHPALWLEAVAVEAFGVAWAVKGGTLKPKSVP, encoded by the coding sequence ATGACCACGGCGACCAGATCCCCGCAGAACACCCTCGTCCACTCGTACCTGTTCCTCCGGCGCGCCATCGGCCTCATCGGCCTCGCGCTGCCGTTCGTGCTCATCCTCGGCAAGCAGCTCGTCCAGGGCGGCGACCTCCTCGGCTCGCTGAGCAGCTACTACTACACCGACCTGCGGGACGTCCTGGTCGGCGCGATGTGCGCGGTCGGCGTGTTCCTGCTCGCCTACTACGGCCACGACTACATCGACAACATCGTCAGCACCGTCGCCGGGCTGGGGGCGATCGGGCTCGCACTGTTCCCGACCACCCCCGACCGCGACGTCACGGCGTGGGACCGGACGGCCGGCGTCCTGCACCTCGCCTTCGCGGCCGTGTTCTTCCTGTCCCTCGCGTACTTCTGCCTCCGCCTCTTCCCGCACGACGGCGAACAGCCCGAGGAGTTCGGCGCCCTCTACCGGGTCTGCGGCGGCGTGATCCTCGTCTGCCTGGTGCTCATCGCCGGGGCCAAGTACCTCGGGCTCACCCCGGACCTGCACCCGGCGCTGTGGCTGGAGGCCGTCGCCGTGGAGGCGTTCGGCGTCGCCTGGGCCGTCAAAGGCGGGACGCTGAAGCCCAAGAGTGTGCCGTAG
- a CDS encoding allophanate hydrolase produces the protein MSAAEERVRAAYRRIEQVDRPEIWIDLRPEADVLAEAAASESRGLPLYGKLVAVKGNIDVAGLPTTAACPEYAYKPEADAPVVARLRAAGALVLGTTNLDQFATGLVGTRSPYGAVRNAVDPAYVSGGSSSGSAVAVALGIVDLALGTDTAGSGRVPAAFNGIVGLKPTPGLLPTAGVVPACASIDCVSLFARTVEDASFALTCLAEPAQVHTGRFRLGVPAPEQLGPLAPGWAEAFDAAVAEYAAAGAEVTTVDIAAFLEAAQLLYGGAFVAERYTAVGEFIDAHPDAVDPVVRSIIAPARDIPAHRLFADQATLAGLRAEALVALAGVDALLLPTTTEHPTLAEVAADPVAVNARLGRFTNSTNLFGLSALAVPAGTVEGRPFGVMLLGAPHDDLKLAALAGLRSERIPIVVVGAHLRGQPLNHELTSRGGRFVSAVSTAAAYRLYALDTVPPKPGLVRVASGGVSVAAEVWNLPAAGFGSFVAGIPAPLAIGKLELADGTRVPGFLCEPSATEGAEDISAKGGWLAHLGAG, from the coding sequence ATGAGCGCCGCCGAAGAGCGGGTGCGGGCGGCTTACCGCCGAATCGAGCAGGTGGACCGGCCGGAGATCTGGATCGACCTCCGGCCGGAAGCCGACGTCCTGGCCGAGGCCGCCGCGTCGGAGTCACGCGGCCTGCCGCTGTACGGGAAGCTCGTGGCGGTCAAGGGCAACATCGACGTCGCCGGGCTGCCGACGACGGCGGCCTGCCCCGAATACGCCTACAAACCGGAGGCCGACGCGCCGGTCGTGGCGCGGCTGCGGGCGGCGGGCGCCTTGGTGCTCGGCACCACCAACCTGGACCAGTTCGCGACCGGACTGGTCGGGACGCGCAGCCCGTACGGTGCGGTCCGCAACGCCGTCGACCCGGCGTACGTCTCCGGCGGATCGAGCTCGGGGTCCGCGGTGGCGGTCGCCCTCGGCATCGTGGACCTGGCGCTGGGCACGGACACCGCGGGATCCGGCCGGGTGCCGGCGGCGTTCAACGGGATCGTCGGGCTCAAGCCGACGCCGGGCCTGCTGCCGACAGCCGGTGTGGTGCCCGCGTGCGCCAGCATCGACTGCGTGTCGCTGTTCGCCCGGACGGTCGAGGATGCGTCGTTCGCGCTGACCTGCCTGGCCGAGCCCGCGCAGGTCCACACGGGACGGTTCCGGCTCGGCGTCCCGGCCCCGGAGCAGCTGGGTCCCTTGGCGCCGGGCTGGGCCGAGGCGTTCGATGCGGCCGTCGCGGAGTACGCGGCCGCGGGCGCCGAAGTGACCACTGTGGACATTGCGGCGTTCCTGGAGGCGGCGCAGCTGTTGTACGGCGGCGCGTTCGTCGCCGAGCGGTACACGGCGGTCGGCGAGTTCATCGACGCGCACCCGGACGCCGTCGACCCGGTGGTGCGTTCGATCATCGCCCCGGCCAGGGACATCCCCGCGCACCGGCTGTTCGCCGACCAGGCCACGCTGGCCGGCCTGCGGGCGGAGGCGCTGGTCGCGCTGGCCGGCGTCGACGCGCTCCTGCTCCCGACGACGACCGAGCACCCGACGCTGGCGGAGGTCGCGGCGGACCCGGTGGCGGTCAACGCCCGGCTGGGCCGGTTCACCAACTCGACCAACCTGTTCGGGCTGTCGGCGTTGGCGGTCCCGGCGGGGACGGTGGAAGGCCGCCCGTTCGGCGTGATGCTCCTCGGCGCCCCGCACGACGACCTGAAGCTGGCGGCGCTGGCGGGTTTGCGTTCCGAACGCATCCCGATCGTGGTGGTGGGCGCGCACCTGAGGGGCCAGCCGCTGAACCACGAGCTGACCTCCCGCGGCGGCCGGTTCGTGTCGGCGGTCTCGACGGCGGCGGCGTACCGGTTGTACGCGCTGGACACGGTGCCGCCGAAGCCGGGCTTGGTGCGGGTGGCATCCGGCGGGGTCTCGGTCGCCGCGGAGGTGTGGAACCTGCCGGCGGCGGGATTCGGCTCGTTCGTGGCCGGAATCCCGGCGCCACTGGCGATCGGCAAGCTCGAACTGGCCGATGGCACCCGGGTGCCGGGCTTCCTCTGCGAGCCGTCGGCCACGGAGGGAGCGGAGGACATCTCGGCGAAGGGCGGGTGGCTGGCGCACCTCGGCGCCGGATAA
- the uca gene encoding urea carboxylase, giving the protein MRLLVANRGEIAVRILRSARELGLETVAVYSDADRLAPHVRLADRAVRLGPAPAAESYLRADAIIQAALDTSADAIHPGYGFLSEDAAFARACEEAGIAFAGPSPEHLEVFGSKHTAREAAIAAGVPLLAGTGLLSDVDEALASAEDIGYPVMLKATGGGGGIGMRACASPDELRAAWETVRSVAAKSFASSGVFLERLVTRARHVEVQVFGDGFGEVLALGTRDCSLQRRNQKVVEECPAPGLPEEVRKQLVDSAVALCSSVRYRSAGTVEYVYDPERGEAAFLEVNTRLQVEHPVTEAVYGVDLVAWMLRLAQGDRAMFRAVPVPRGHAVEARVYAEDPGAGHRPSAGLVTRVTLPAGTRVDTWVEPGATVTTHYDPLLAKVICTGTDRADALAHLREALAATRFDGVQTNLGQLRAAAAEAAFGAAAHDTATLDDVADAEPRIDVLRGGTMTTVQDWPGRTGYWAVGVPPSGPMDDRSLRLGNLTLGNPEGAPGLECTVDGVALRFSHATEVCVTGAPTTVLVDGAQVPLWTPVEVPAGAVLDVRACTAGLRSYVLVRGGIDVPAFLGSAATFTLGKFGGHGGRALAAGDVLRAGPAPADPVLGPVAGAERPVFAPHWTIGALEGPHAAPEFFTPEDVDTFYATDWQVHFNSARTGVRLVGPRPQWARPDGGEAGLHPSNIHDTPYAIGAVDYTGDLPILLGPDGPSLGGFVCPATVATGERWKLGQLRPGDTVRFVPIGTDHAAALRTRPASAVEPSRPVRDDGGVLARLSSSDAEPSVTYRRSGDDNLLVEYGEMKLDLALRMRVHALAERLTAEGVPGIVDLTPGIRSLQVHVDPDALPVGKALGLVRELERDLPPTHDLVVPSRSVRLPLSWDDPATREAIERYMTGVRDDAPWCPWNIEFIRRVNGLSTVDDVYRTVFDAEYLVLGLGDVYLGAPVATPLDPRHRLVTTKYNPARTWTAENSVGIGGAYLCIYGMEGPGGYQFVGRTVQVWNSWRAGEQPWNLRFFDRISWYPVSAEELLDLRAQSASGTVELDTTEGTFALADYQKFLADNAESIAGFRAAQAAAFEAERQAWAAAGEFDPKPEPVTRPPARVEAPPGGHVVEAPFAATVWRVDVTAGERVENAQSLVTLEAMKTEARIPAPAGGEVVEVLVSPGDQVAPGTPLVVLG; this is encoded by the coding sequence GTGAGGCTGCTCGTCGCCAACCGGGGCGAGATCGCGGTCCGGATCCTGCGCAGCGCCAGGGAACTCGGTCTCGAAACCGTCGCGGTGTACTCCGACGCCGACCGCCTCGCCCCGCACGTGCGGCTCGCCGACCGGGCTGTGCGGCTCGGCCCGGCGCCCGCCGCGGAGAGCTACCTGCGGGCGGACGCGATCATCCAGGCCGCGCTCGACACCAGCGCCGACGCGATCCACCCCGGCTACGGCTTCCTGTCGGAGGACGCGGCGTTCGCGCGGGCCTGCGAAGAGGCCGGGATCGCCTTCGCCGGGCCGTCGCCGGAGCACCTGGAGGTGTTCGGCAGCAAGCACACCGCCCGCGAGGCGGCGATCGCCGCGGGCGTGCCGCTGCTGGCCGGCACCGGCCTGCTGTCCGATGTGGACGAAGCACTGGCCAGTGCGGAGGACATCGGCTACCCGGTGATGCTCAAGGCGACCGGCGGCGGGGGTGGGATCGGCATGCGCGCCTGCGCGTCGCCGGACGAGCTGCGCGCCGCCTGGGAGACCGTGCGCAGTGTCGCGGCCAAGAGCTTCGCCAGCTCCGGCGTCTTCCTGGAACGCCTGGTGACCCGCGCGCGGCACGTCGAGGTCCAGGTCTTCGGCGACGGCTTCGGCGAGGTCCTCGCCCTCGGCACCCGCGACTGCTCCCTGCAGCGGCGCAACCAGAAGGTCGTCGAGGAGTGCCCGGCGCCCGGCCTGCCCGAGGAGGTCCGCAAGCAGCTGGTCGACTCCGCCGTCGCGCTGTGCTCGTCGGTGCGGTACCGGTCCGCGGGCACGGTCGAGTACGTCTACGACCCCGAACGCGGCGAGGCGGCGTTCCTGGAGGTCAACACGCGGCTGCAGGTCGAGCACCCGGTCACCGAGGCGGTCTACGGCGTCGACCTGGTCGCCTGGATGCTGCGGCTCGCCCAAGGCGACCGCGCGATGTTCCGCGCGGTCCCGGTCCCGCGCGGGCACGCCGTCGAAGCACGGGTCTACGCCGAGGACCCGGGCGCCGGACACCGGCCGAGTGCGGGCTTGGTCACCCGGGTCACGCTGCCCGCAGGCACCCGCGTGGACACGTGGGTCGAGCCGGGCGCGACCGTCACCACGCACTACGACCCGTTGCTGGCCAAGGTGATCTGCACCGGCACCGACCGCGCCGACGCGCTGGCGCACCTCCGGGAAGCGCTCGCCGCCACCCGGTTCGACGGCGTCCAGACCAACCTCGGCCAGCTGCGGGCCGCGGCCGCGGAGGCGGCCTTCGGTGCCGCGGCGCACGACACGGCCACCCTGGACGACGTCGCCGACGCGGAGCCGCGGATCGACGTCCTGCGCGGCGGCACCATGACGACCGTGCAGGACTGGCCGGGCCGCACCGGGTACTGGGCCGTCGGGGTACCGCCGAGCGGCCCGATGGACGACCGTTCGCTGCGGCTGGGCAACCTCACGCTCGGCAACCCCGAAGGCGCCCCCGGCCTGGAGTGCACTGTGGACGGCGTGGCGCTGCGGTTCTCGCACGCCACCGAGGTCTGCGTCACCGGCGCGCCGACGACCGTGCTCGTCGACGGCGCGCAGGTTCCGTTGTGGACACCCGTCGAGGTCCCGGCGGGTGCGGTGCTCGACGTCCGGGCGTGCACGGCCGGGCTGCGCAGCTACGTCCTGGTACGCGGCGGCATCGACGTGCCGGCGTTCCTGGGCAGCGCGGCGACGTTCACGCTGGGCAAGTTCGGCGGCCACGGCGGCCGCGCGCTGGCCGCCGGGGACGTCCTGCGGGCCGGACCGGCCCCGGCGGACCCGGTGCTCGGCCCGGTCGCCGGCGCGGAACGCCCGGTCTTCGCTCCACACTGGACGATCGGCGCGCTCGAAGGCCCGCACGCGGCCCCGGAGTTCTTCACCCCCGAAGACGTCGACACGTTCTACGCCACGGACTGGCAGGTGCACTTCAACTCGGCCCGCACCGGCGTCCGGCTGGTCGGGCCGCGGCCGCAGTGGGCGCGTCCGGACGGCGGCGAGGCGGGCCTGCACCCGTCGAACATCCACGACACGCCGTACGCGATCGGCGCCGTCGACTACACCGGCGACCTGCCGATCCTGCTCGGCCCGGACGGGCCCAGCCTGGGCGGGTTCGTCTGCCCGGCGACGGTCGCCACCGGGGAGCGGTGGAAGCTCGGGCAGCTGCGGCCGGGCGACACCGTGCGGTTCGTGCCGATCGGCACCGACCACGCGGCGGCGCTGCGGACGCGGCCGGCGTCGGCGGTCGAGCCGAGCCGTCCCGTGCGCGACGACGGCGGTGTCCTCGCGCGACTGTCCTCTTCGGATGCAGAGCCGTCGGTCACCTACCGCCGCAGCGGCGACGACAACCTGCTGGTCGAGTACGGCGAGATGAAGCTCGACCTGGCGCTGCGGATGCGGGTGCACGCGCTGGCCGAGCGGCTGACGGCCGAAGGCGTGCCGGGGATCGTGGACCTGACGCCGGGCATCCGGTCGCTGCAGGTGCACGTCGACCCGGACGCGCTGCCGGTGGGCAAGGCACTGGGGCTGGTGCGCGAGCTGGAGCGGGACCTGCCGCCGACGCACGACCTGGTCGTGCCGAGCCGCAGCGTGCGGCTGCCGCTGTCGTGGGACGACCCGGCCACCCGCGAGGCGATCGAGCGGTACATGACCGGCGTCCGCGACGACGCGCCGTGGTGCCCGTGGAACATCGAGTTCATCCGGCGGGTCAACGGGTTGTCCACTGTGGACGACGTGTACCGGACGGTGTTCGACGCGGAGTACCTGGTGCTCGGCCTCGGTGACGTCTACCTCGGCGCGCCGGTGGCGACGCCGCTGGACCCGCGCCACCGCCTGGTGACGACCAAGTACAACCCGGCCCGGACGTGGACGGCGGAGAACTCCGTCGGCATCGGCGGCGCCTACCTGTGCATCTACGGCATGGAGGGTCCGGGCGGCTACCAGTTCGTCGGCCGCACGGTCCAGGTGTGGAACAGCTGGCGCGCCGGCGAGCAGCCGTGGAACCTGCGGTTCTTCGACCGGATCTCCTGGTACCCGGTGTCCGCCGAGGAGTTGCTGGACCTGCGGGCGCAGAGCGCGTCCGGGACCGTCGAACTCGACACCACCGAGGGCACCTTCGCCCTGGCGGACTACCAGAAGTTCCTCGCGGACAACGCCGAGAGCATCGCCGGGTTCCGGGCGGCGCAGGCGGCGGCGTTCGAGGCGGAACGGCAGGCGTGGGCGGCGGCGGGCGAGTTCGACCCGAAGCCCGAGCCGGTCACCCGGCCCCCGGCGCGGGTCGAGGCACCGCCGGGCGGGCACGTCGTCGAGGCGCCGTTCGCGGCGACGGTGTGGCGGGTCGACGTCACCGCGGGCGAGCGCGTCGAGAACGCGCAGTCCCTGGTGACGCTGGAAGCGATGAAGACCGAGGCGCGGATCCCCGCGCCGGCGGGCGGAGAGGTGGTCGAGGTGCTCGTGTCCCCCGGTGACCAGGTGGCCCCCGGCACCCCGCTGGTGGTGCTGGGATGA
- a CDS encoding urea amidolyase associated protein UAAP2: protein MSTAYESQLEVSVDVPARAPYSTVLQQGQELAIIDLGGNQAVDFLCYDANDTSKRYSAAATIAAQRNIFLTTGSVLRTQEGAPLLTVVADTCGRHDTIGGACSKESNSLRYGQHTRYQHACVENFLIEGAKWGLGKRDLVSNVNWYMNVPVEADGTLGIVDGISAPGLEVRLRAETDVLVLVSNCPQINNPCNGFDPTPVRMVVISPGVGA, encoded by the coding sequence ATGAGCACGGCCTACGAATCCCAGCTGGAAGTCAGCGTCGACGTCCCCGCGCGGGCGCCGTACTCGACGGTGCTGCAGCAGGGCCAGGAGCTGGCGATCATCGACCTCGGCGGCAACCAGGCCGTCGACTTCCTCTGCTACGACGCGAACGACACGTCGAAGCGCTACAGCGCGGCCGCGACGATCGCCGCGCAGCGCAACATCTTCCTCACCACCGGCAGTGTCCTGCGCACGCAGGAGGGCGCGCCGTTGCTGACCGTCGTCGCCGACACCTGCGGGCGCCACGACACCATCGGCGGCGCGTGCAGCAAGGAGTCCAACAGCCTCCGCTACGGCCAGCACACCCGGTACCAGCACGCCTGCGTCGAGAACTTCCTCATCGAGGGCGCCAAGTGGGGCCTGGGCAAGCGCGACCTGGTCAGCAACGTCAACTGGTACATGAACGTGCCGGTCGAGGCGGACGGCACGCTCGGCATCGTCGACGGCATCTCGGCCCCGGGCCTGGAGGTCCGGCTGCGCGCGGAGACCGACGTGCTGGTCCTCGTGTCCAACTGCCCGCAGATCAACAACCCGTGCAACGGCTTCGACCCGACGCCGGTGCGGATGGTCGTCATCTCCCCGGGAGTCGGCGCGTGA
- a CDS encoding urea amidolyase associated protein UAAP1: MSTTATTYGARDHARAQAGTVVDTMPSIPASTWPAPPAEVAPEALTWAETVAGGGYTHKVLARGTRLRLTDVDGDACAHLLLFNAEAPWERLNVADTVKVQWNAYLGESVALLSDQARVLATIVADSSGRHDALCGTSTVDGNAERYGDGSPQGPSPAGLGLFTLAAAKNGLGPRDLPPSLSFFQGVRVQPEGGLEFTGSAGAGKAVDLRIEIPSIVLIANVAHPVDPRPDYTVSKLEVLAWRDRPTTPDSPEWTHTPEAQRAFENTADYLTARGIA, translated from the coding sequence ATGAGCACCACCGCGACGACCTACGGAGCGCGCGACCACGCCCGCGCCCAGGCCGGCACCGTGGTCGACACGATGCCGTCGATCCCGGCGAGCACCTGGCCCGCGCCGCCGGCCGAGGTCGCTCCCGAGGCGCTGACCTGGGCCGAAACCGTGGCCGGCGGCGGGTACACGCACAAGGTGCTGGCCCGGGGCACGCGGCTGCGGCTGACCGACGTCGACGGCGACGCCTGCGCGCACCTGCTGCTGTTCAACGCCGAGGCGCCGTGGGAGCGGTTGAACGTCGCGGACACCGTCAAGGTGCAGTGGAACGCCTACCTCGGCGAGTCGGTGGCGCTGCTGTCGGACCAGGCGCGGGTGCTGGCCACCATCGTCGCGGACTCGAGCGGGCGCCACGACGCCCTCTGCGGGACGTCCACTGTGGACGGCAACGCCGAGCGCTACGGCGACGGCTCGCCGCAGGGCCCGTCCCCCGCGGGGCTGGGGCTGTTCACCCTGGCCGCGGCGAAGAACGGCCTCGGCCCGCGGGACCTGCCGCCCAGCCTGTCGTTCTTCCAGGGCGTGCGGGTCCAGCCGGAAGGCGGGCTGGAGTTCACCGGCTCCGCGGGTGCCGGCAAGGCCGTGGACCTCCGGATCGAAATCCCCTCGATCGTCCTGATCGCCAACGTCGCCCACCCGGTCGACCCGCGCCCGGACTACACGGTGTCGAAGCTCGAAGTGCTGGCCTGGCGCGATCGGCCGACCACCCCGGACAGTCCGGAGTGGACACACACACCGGAGGCACAGCGCGCGTTCGAGAACACCGCCGACTACCTCACCGCACGGGGGATCGCATGA
- a CDS encoding amino acid permease → MTPPDELTAFGYRQELRRSLGGFSAFAAGFSFVSILTTVFQLFGFGYTFGGPLFFWTWPVVLAGQLLVALNFAELAARYPLAGSVYQWAKQLTKGFLGWLAGWMMLLGCIVALAAAAIALQVVLPSVWDGFQFVGGDPSVTSPTGAANAVLLGTVLLVFTTAVNAGGVRLMARINDVGVAAELLGVVVLVTGLLLFAVRGPQVVLHDAPGTSAGIGGVLASALMAAYVLYGFDTAASVAEETKDARRTAPRAVLRAVLVSGIGGLAVVVTALMAAPSLTDGQLAGKGLPYVITAVFGDTLGRVFLADVAIAVVVCTLTIQTGTVRLIYAMARDGALPASARLAGVSPRTGTPVAPALLSGALAIGLLLLNVGNPTLFSTITGTSVVIVYLAYLLVTGPLLVHRLRGRFPAEPGRFSLGRWGVPLNGAAVLYGIAMIVNIAWPRAEIYDLAGSGSPWMLLFPIEFVGGALVIGWLCWLRLRPAPALEPAT, encoded by the coding sequence ATGACACCGCCCGACGAACTCACCGCCTTCGGTTACCGCCAGGAACTCCGCCGGTCGCTGGGCGGGTTCTCCGCCTTCGCCGCCGGCTTTTCCTTCGTCTCCATCCTCACCACCGTCTTCCAGCTCTTCGGCTTCGGCTACACCTTCGGCGGCCCGCTGTTCTTCTGGACGTGGCCGGTCGTGCTGGCCGGCCAGCTGCTCGTCGCCCTCAACTTCGCCGAACTCGCCGCCCGCTACCCGCTCGCCGGATCCGTGTACCAGTGGGCGAAACAGCTGACCAAGGGCTTCCTCGGCTGGCTCGCCGGCTGGATGATGCTGCTCGGCTGCATCGTCGCCCTCGCCGCCGCGGCGATCGCGCTGCAGGTCGTGCTGCCGTCGGTGTGGGACGGCTTCCAGTTCGTCGGCGGCGACCCGTCGGTGACGTCGCCGACCGGCGCGGCCAACGCCGTGCTGCTCGGCACCGTGCTGCTCGTCTTCACCACCGCCGTCAACGCCGGCGGCGTCCGGCTGATGGCGCGGATCAACGACGTCGGCGTCGCCGCCGAACTGCTCGGGGTCGTCGTCCTCGTCACCGGGCTGCTCCTGTTCGCCGTGCGCGGGCCGCAGGTGGTGCTGCACGACGCGCCCGGCACCAGCGCCGGGATCGGCGGCGTGCTCGCTTCGGCGCTCATGGCCGCCTACGTCCTCTACGGCTTCGACACCGCCGCGTCGGTCGCCGAAGAGACGAAGGACGCGCGCCGGACGGCGCCGCGGGCGGTGCTGCGAGCCGTGCTCGTCTCCGGCATCGGCGGCCTCGCCGTGGTCGTCACCGCCCTGATGGCCGCGCCGAGCCTCACCGACGGGCAGCTCGCCGGCAAGGGCCTGCCCTACGTGATCACCGCCGTCTTCGGTGACACCCTCGGCCGGGTCTTCCTCGCCGACGTCGCGATCGCCGTCGTCGTCTGCACCCTCACCATCCAGACCGGCACCGTCCGGCTGATCTACGCGATGGCCCGCGACGGCGCGCTGCCCGCCTCCGCCCGCCTCGCCGGGGTCAGCCCCCGCACCGGCACGCCGGTCGCGCCCGCGCTGCTGTCCGGCGCGCTGGCCATCGGGCTGCTGCTGCTCAACGTCGGCAACCCGACGCTGTTCAGCACGATCACCGGGACGTCGGTGGTGATCGTCTACCTGGCCTACCTGCTGGTGACGGGCCCGCTGCTGGTGCACCGGCTGCGCGGGCGGTTCCCGGCCGAGCCGGGCCGGTTCTCCCTGGGCCGCTGGGGAGTACCGCTGAACGGAGCAGCGGTTCTGTACGGCATCGCCATGATCGTCAACATCGCCTGGCCCCGCGCGGAGATCTACGATCTCGCCGGTTCGGGCTCCCCCTGGATGCTCCTGTTCCCGATAGAGTTCGTCGGCGGCGCACTGGTGATCGGCTGGCTCTGCTGGCTGCGCCTGCGCCCCGCTCCCGCCCTCGAACCCGCGACCTGA
- a CDS encoding TetR/AcrR family transcriptional regulator, which translates to MVKGSGVGRPRASGAAASRPDARQAVLDAAGELFTGAGYAATTTRAIAERAGLRQASLYYHFPAKEDILAALLAETVRPSLALAARLVAGGAPAAVRLWALAYADIGLLGGARHNLGALYLLPEVGSPNLARFRTERAELKAAYGRLVAASGVAPAAVAIRTDLVFGLVESIAVIRRDDPALDVEAHVREGADGVVRLVGLPEPTDGLRAEAHALLASLED; encoded by the coding sequence GTGGTCAAAGGGTCGGGAGTCGGCAGGCCGAGGGCGAGCGGGGCGGCGGCGAGCCGTCCGGACGCGCGCCAAGCCGTGCTCGACGCGGCGGGGGAGTTGTTCACCGGAGCGGGGTACGCGGCCACGACGACGCGGGCGATCGCCGAACGCGCGGGCCTGCGCCAAGCCTCGCTGTACTACCACTTCCCGGCCAAGGAGGACATCCTCGCGGCGCTGCTGGCCGAGACGGTCCGCCCGTCACTGGCACTGGCGGCCCGGCTGGTGGCCGGCGGCGCCCCGGCGGCGGTCCGGTTGTGGGCGCTGGCGTACGCGGACATCGGCTTGCTGGGCGGCGCCCGGCACAACCTGGGCGCGTTGTACCTGCTGCCGGAGGTCGGCTCGCCGAACCTGGCCCGCTTCCGCACGGAACGAGCGGAGCTGAAGGCGGCGTACGGCCGCCTGGTGGCGGCTTCCGGGGTGGCGCCCGCGGCCGTCGCGATCCGGACGGACCTGGTCTTCGGGCTGGTGGAGAGCATCGCGGTGATCCGCCGCGACGACCCGGCACTGGACGTCGAGGCCCACGTCCGCGAGGGCGCCGACGGGGTGGTCCGGCTGGTGGGCCTGCCCGAGCCGACGGACGGGTTGCGGGCGGAGGCGCACGCGCTGCTGGCCTCGCTGGAGGACTAG
- a CDS encoding ribonuclease D: protein MGSAEAEDTGMEIESTGGPVLLREPAEGTPPVITDAAALAEACAKLAAGSGAVAVDTERASGYRYWPKAYLVQLRREGSGTVLIDPIALADDLQPLRDVLNDLEWVLHAASQDLPCLAELGLRPAALFDTELAGRLAGYERVALGTLVELLLGYTLEKGHSAADWSKRPLPVDWLNYAALDVELLVQLREKLEAELGAQSKLEWARQEFEFVRTAPPPPPRAEPWRRTSGVHKIRSQRGLAAVRELWQARNELARKRDRAPSRILPDSAIVNAVTADPKTVEELQALPVFSGRVQRKYTASWLRHLQAARALPASELPSPSQPTDGPPPVNRWADKDPDAAARLSAARAALTAIAEDRRLPVENLLLPDLVRRTCWRPPAETDEDSVAEVLRAGGARPWQVELTAAALSKALQATAS, encoded by the coding sequence ATGGGAAGTGCAGAGGCCGAGGACACCGGGATGGAGATCGAGTCCACGGGCGGCCCTGTGCTGCTACGCGAACCTGCCGAGGGCACGCCCCCGGTGATCACCGACGCTGCCGCGCTGGCCGAGGCCTGCGCGAAGCTCGCTGCGGGCTCCGGAGCGGTCGCCGTCGACACCGAACGCGCGTCCGGCTACCGGTACTGGCCCAAGGCCTACCTCGTGCAGCTGCGCCGCGAGGGTTCCGGCACGGTGCTGATCGACCCGATCGCACTGGCCGACGACCTCCAGCCGCTGCGCGACGTCCTCAACGACCTGGAGTGGGTGCTGCACGCGGCCTCCCAGGACCTTCCCTGTCTCGCCGAGCTGGGCCTGCGCCCGGCGGCGCTGTTCGACACCGAGCTGGCCGGCCGGCTGGCGGGCTACGAACGCGTCGCGCTGGGGACGCTGGTCGAGCTGCTGCTGGGGTACACCCTCGAGAAGGGCCACAGCGCGGCCGACTGGTCGAAGCGGCCGCTGCCGGTCGACTGGCTGAACTACGCCGCCCTCGACGTCGAGCTGCTCGTCCAGCTGCGGGAGAAGCTGGAAGCGGAGCTGGGCGCCCAGAGCAAGCTGGAGTGGGCGCGGCAGGAGTTCGAGTTCGTGCGGACGGCCCCGCCGCCGCCCCCGCGGGCCGAGCCGTGGCGCCGGACGTCCGGCGTCCACAAGATCCGCAGCCAGCGCGGCCTCGCGGCGGTCCGCGAGCTGTGGCAGGCGCGCAACGAGCTGGCCCGCAAGCGCGACCGCGCGCCCAGCCGCATCCTGCCGGACAGCGCGATCGTCAACGCGGTCACGGCCGACCCCAAGACAGTGGAGGAGCTCCAGGCGCTGCCGGTGTTCAGCGGCCGCGTCCAGCGCAAGTACACGGCGAGCTGGCTCCGCCACCTGCAGGCGGCTCGCGCGTTGCCCGCTTCGGAGCTCCCGTCGCCTTCGCAGCCGACGGACGGCCCGCCCCCGGTGAACCGCTGGGCGGACAAGGACCCGGACGCGGCGGCCCGCCTCTCGGCGGCCCGCGCGGCGCTGACGGCGATCGCGGAGGACCGCCGGCTGCCGGTGGAGAACCTGCTGCTGCCGGACCTGGTACGCCGAACGTGCTGGCGGCCACCGGCGGAGACGGACGAGGACTCGGTGGCGGAGGTGCTCCGCGCGGGTGGAGCCCGGCCGTGGCAGGTGGAACTGACGGCCGCGGCACTGAGCAAGGCCCTGCAGGCCACGGCTTCCTGA